In Sus scrofa isolate TJ Tabasco breed Duroc chromosome 12, Sscrofa11.1, whole genome shotgun sequence, the DNA window ACTGAGAAGCGTGAAGAAAACACACGCAAATGTTAACAGCCATGGCCTCTGGGGGATGGGTGATTTTCCTCTTTCCGATTTTCAAACTTTCTATAATGAGCATCCCTGCAGGGAGCgggtaaaaaggagaaaagaaaaaggggagggggcaACGGACAGAGAAACGCAGGGATGACCAGAagatgggaggagggaagaaggcgGGTCAGGGGCTGCAGGGGACATGCAGGCCCCAGTCGCAGGCACCACCTGGCTGCTAAGGAGCTGTACCTGTCCCGAAGTGGCCCCCAGCTCTCAGCTCTCCCAGCAGGGAGGCCTCAGGGCCCAGGGCCTGCATCTTGAACAGCCTCTCCTTCATGCCGCTGAGGTGTCTGTGCAGCCCCCAGGCAGTGCAGAGCTTGGGCAGGCTGTCCTCCTGGccggccaccagggagctctccgGGGTGTCCAAGGGGCAAAATGCCACCTGCAAGGGGGCCACGGTTTTGAGATGAAGAGCGGGGCCCAGGGGCTGAcaggtcccagccctgccctcgtCAGGAAACTTCGTAGCCAGAAGGACAGAGTGGGAGCCACAGATGGAGGAGGGGTCATGGGGACATTGGGGCCAGGCAGCCAACTGTCCCTTCTCTGTTGGcggttctttttttgctttttgaagttATACTGTCTTATGTGTTTGTAATGAAACAAtggtatttgttttaaagtcctCAACCAAATTAAAATGGagaggctaggagttcccttcgtggctcagtggttaatgaacctgactaggatccatgaggatgtaggttccatccctggccttgctcagggggttaaggatctggtgttgccgtgagctgtgatataggtcgaagatgcagctcagatggatgtggtgttgctgtgactgtggtgtaggctggcagccacagctccaatttgacccctagcctgggaacctccatatgctgtgggtgcagccctaaaaagcaaaaaaataaggagttcctgtcatggcgcagtggttaacgaatccaactaggagccatgaggttgcaggttcgatccctggccttgctcagtgggttgaggatctggcgttgctgtgagctgtggtgtaggttgtagacaggggtcggatcccaagttgctgtggttctggcgtaggctggtggctacacctccgattagacccctagcctgggaccctccatatgcctccagagcggccctacaaaaggcaaaaagaccccccccaaaaacaaatcaataaaaaaataaattaaaaaataaataaagcaaaaaaataaaacataaagattaaaaaaataaaattgagaggcTGAAAACATCTTTTGAAATTTTCCTGGCTGGTGAAATCCAGGAATCACTAAAAGAGCAGCTCCTCATATTCAGAAGAGGAATCACCGAAGTGACGATCCACACTTCACGTTCAGAGGAAGAGACAAAGACCCAGAGTAAGCTCGTTTTCATTTGTATTAGATTCCGTATATAAATGATGATATTgtagaatatttgtctttctctgacttgtttcacttagtatgagaatttctacacccatccatgttgctgcaaatggcattatttcattgttttttatggttgagaAAAAAGTCtacgttattttattttatttatttatttgttgttgcagacttcccgtgtggctcacaacacatttatttgtctttgctttttagggccgcacctgtggcatacggacgttcccaggctaggggcccaatcagagctacagctgccggcttgcaccacagccacagcgactcaggatctgagccactgagccacgtctgtgacctacaccacagctcacggcaacgcgggatccataacccactgagcgaggccagggatcgaacctgcaacctcatgggtcctagtcagactcgtttccactgcgccacgatggggacacccgtcctttttatttttaaatgaattaggacatattttgaacttttttctttagctttaatTTCTAGCAGGGCAACTATCAAGAAGTGTAACCTACATGAACAAATGTCTTTGGGGGTTCCTGATCATTTTTAAGAGGGTAGAAGTGACCTGAGACCAAAATGCTATCACTGGTTTTAGACAACGTCAACCCAGAGGAGCTTTGTCCTCTGTCCTTTGCAACAGTCTCTAGAACCTTCCGCCAGCTGACTGTGCCCTTCTACCTGGCCTCAGTGGTCCCCACCCATGACTCCTCAGGGATGTCCCTGCCTCTGCTCGCATCAGCCTGTGGGTGTGGACAGGGGAGAAGCTGAGTCTCTGCCAGTCTTCAGCCCCACTCTGTGCCCACCGTGGGGGTAGTGGAGTCTTCCTCGGGCTGCGAGTGTGGGAAGGACTGAGGGGTGCTGGGGGTAGCAGAGGGCCCCTCAGTCCCAGCCCTCCCCCTACCATTCAAGAACACACCCACCCGCCCTCAGCGGGGTCCGGGAGGAGCCTCACCAGGAACTTGGCCGTCTGGTTGCTCTTGGTGTACTTGTAGAGCCTTCGAAGCTGCTTTGCCTCCAGTTCTGAGAAGAGGGAGACAAATCGCCAGAGCATCCTGGGGGGAGAAGCCCAAGGCTGAGGGGCCTGAggtccagcccctctccctccagcaTTTTCTTGTGGCCAGGACCATCCAGAGAGAAATGGACCCCATGAGGCCTCTTTAGTTTTTGGTTGGGGGACTGGAGAGATGGGGATTTGATTTGCCAGACTTTGAAGAACCTGGATGGGTGAGGagcccccacccctcagcacTTGTGCAATCAGAGGTCATGCTCTCTAGGGTCGGGAGAGGTCTTTGTCCCCTCGATGCAGCCCTGCGTCCCTAGAGGTCCCTGTTCTCTCCATCCCCTTTCCCTGTGCTCACTCCACCATCCTGACTCTTTCACACCAAGATGCAGGACTaggagacctgcaccacagtgtgaccggcccatggaggttcccaggctagggatcgaatcggagctgaggccgctggcctacaccacagctacagcaacgccagatccatccgagccgcgtctgcaacctacaccacagctcacggcaacgctggatccttaacccactgagcgaggtcagggatcgaacccatgtcctcatagatcctagtcgggttcgttaaccactgagccacaacggggactcctgaCCTTGATCCTTGAGGGGGCAGCCCAGGAGGGAGCAGAGTGGTAACGGTAAGGAGCTGCCCTACTTGCGCCAGTGCTTGGTTTCCCAGGCTCGGCAGTAGTGCTGCAGAAAGGTGTTGATGTGGTCCCCTAGGACCACCAGGCTCTGCTTCATGTACTTTAGCTTCTTCTTCTGCGGCAGGTCCCTGGGCAGGTGCAACTTTCGCAGGAACTTCTTCAGTGGCCTTAGGTATTCCTTACACTGAGGAGGCAATGAGTGAAGTGAGGGGCCGTAGGAGAAAAGAGGAGGCTGCCAATGGGCAGCCCCAAGTTGCCAGCAGGTTGGCCCAGCTGCAGCCCTTAGGGCCCAGGAAGGGTTACATGTGTTAATGAGGAGGCGCTAGTCACCCTCTTACCCACTCCCTTCTCAAGAGGGTATCAAGTGGGGAGATGAACGATGGGTCTGAGGCctgccaatttctttttttctttctttttttcttttttttttttttgctttttagggccacacctgtggcatatggaagttcccaggctaggagtgggatcggagctgcagctgcaggcctgcacacagccacagccaatttCTCACTGAGGTCTCCTGACCTTTGGGGAACCAAGGACAGGGTCCTGAGCTCGCCCCTTACTCACAATTTTGAAGGTGTCCTGGCCCAGGCCCTTGGCGTGGCACACAAGTAAGTGTCTGGCCGGGGTGGTCCTGGAGCTCCTCTCTAGGCAAGGTGCATCTGTcccctgggaggaggcaggggcaggagtCAGGCCACCCCTCAGGAGGTGTAGAACAGGGGACAGGACCCTGGGCTTGGGCTACAGCTCCTGAGGGGCAGTGCTGGGCAAGCACAGGTCAGATGTCAGCCAAAGcctttctccattttccctcCTTGACCCAGCACTCAGGGGAGCGAGGCCAGAGCCAAGAAACTCATCTCAGAGAATCCCTGCTTAGAAAACCAAGAATGTCCTTCATAAACATCTGTCTGAAGGAATCAACCTTCTCTTGTTTGTTCAGTCTCTTGCCAACTTGTACCTCCCCCTGaatccttctcttcttccttgaatttctttttcttccttccttcctttctttcggccacatctgcagcatagggaagttcccaggccagagaagcctgggaattggagctgcagctgctggcctacaccacagccacaccagatccaaaccacacctgctggcctacaccacagccacaccaggtccaaagtgcatctgcaacctacaccacagcctgtggcaatgccggatccttaacccacgaggccaggcctgggatcgaactggCCTCCTCagcgatactagtcaggtttgtaacctgctgagccacaacgggaattccttccTTGAATTTCATATTCTCTGCTTGCCAAAACCAGCCCCTCAAGAACCCTCCTCtcatccctccctcacctccccaggCCCCCTTCACCTTCTCCACTGGCTTGTCCCCTTCACCTCCCTGCCCATTGGAGGCTTCCATCTGAACAGGTGCGCTGCTCCAGAGTGGCCCTCCTCGCGTCCCCACAGGCTTCTGACCTACTGCTTCTGGGACCCGAGTGTCTAGGGAGTGGGCAGGTTAGCACTCGGAACTCAGAGCAAAACAATGGCAACCGCTAACTCAGAACCTCGCgccctttccccaccccccaccccaggggaccCGCAGCCTCTCCTTCAACTGGGACCAGCCTAGAGAAGTGAGCGGGTTGTGCCATGTGGACTGCGGACGTTGTCAGATCGCACAGCTGCCCAGGAGGGGCTGCCACCCCTTCTCCCAGGAGAACTGTCAGATGCTGTTGACTTTGAACCCGGGTCAGGTTTTTGAAATAATTGTCCGGCGTGGGTACCAGTTACAGGGCGGGCTCCCGGAGAGTGAGGACCAGGGTTTCTAGCATTCCTTTCCGGATTGGGAACAACGGACTAGAGGGTGCACGGAGAAAATGGAACACCCTACACCGCTCCTGAGATCTCTTCCATCCCCGGTAGCCTCCAGGAAGTGAGGTCGATTGTATTGGGTGGTGGCGGTGGTTTTAGTTTTTGCGGTAATTTTAGTCCAAAAATACTAGTCACTATGTATGATCTCAATTTACCCTCACAGCAGTCCTCCCCAGGCCTAGGTACTAAGTGCACCGGCTGGTCCCATTTCATAGAACCGCAGCCGAGAAGCGCTGAGGTCCCGTAACCGGCTTTAGCTCCGCGTCCACCAGGGGGCGCGCGCGGGTTTGGGTCGGATTCCGACCGCCCTGGCTCTTCCCTCCTGCGCGGCGGTTTGGGCTCTGAGGCCGCGGGGGTAAAGGCGGCCGGCTTGGCCCGGAGGTCCTCGGAGGCGCTTGGGGGCGCGGGTCCACGCCGCCCCCGCAGCCCTAACGCGGCCGGCTCGTGTCCTCCATCCGAGTGCAGCGCGGGCCAACGCAGTGGTAAGACGGTGCAGCCCCCGATTCCTCCCCTAACCCGCGTCTTCTTCCCCGGATCGCTCAACGCCCCCACTTGGCCTTGCCTTCGTGTCCTCTGGGCCCGGGGCCCGTTTCTCCCACCCTGTTTGGCCTTCTTCCTGCCCTGCGTTGGCGGGCACTGGGTCAGACCAGCGTCGGCCACCCGAGCCAGGGCTGGTCCTGCCACTGTCCTCCCAGGTCTCCCTCTCGCCATCTGGCGGCGGTAGCCGCGCATGACAGGGACAATTGACGTTCCTGGGGGATAAGGTGGCTTTGCCTCCAAACTGGAAGGCCCATTCTCGAGCATTAATTCAGGATTATTTTGCGGCTATTAAGAAGGATGATTATACTGGCAAGAGTGAGGGGAACGGAGctcttttttcactcttttggGAGGTATAATTAGTAAAAAATGTAATGCAAAATAAATACGCATTCCCTTTGGCCCAcaaattctacttctaggaattagcccgaaagagagaagagatatgTATGAGAACTGTTACAGTGGGGACAACTTGGAAACAAATGAAGTGTCATCAATAGAAAAGGGTAAATAAACTGTGGCACACCCATACTTAAATATACCAatctatttaatttaaaaataattaaaaaaacattttactgGTCTTCTCTTGTGacgcagctggttaaggatccagcattgtcactgcagcagcttgggtccctgctgtggcacagtttccatCTTCAtcccaagaacttccacgtgccaagggcatggccaaaaaaattaaaaaataaaaaaactttaggagttcccatcatggctcagcgcattacgaacccagctagaatccatgaggcttgcaggcttgatccctggcctcgctcagtggggtaaggatcccgtgttgtaccatagtgggaactccactaccatgttgttttgattactgcagctttgcagtattgtctgACATCTGGGAGCataatgcctcctgctttgttcttttttcctcaagactgctttggcaattctggatcttctatggtttcatattaattttagaattatactagttctgtgaaaaatgtcatgggtaatttgatagagtgTATGATCcatttttttgtatctatttgtACACACATAGAAACAAATTTTGAAGGGTACACTTCAAAATATCGAGGgtgatttttcactttcttggcatattgtctgccttttaaaaaataatgaatatgctTTACATTTACAGTCAGAAAAAAGGGAGGACTGTGTCTGTTTTAAAAGCTACTCGTTAGGAATAAATAACATCATTACAAATGTAGTATAATGCTTggtttaaaaacaacacaaaagagTATTTCATTATAACTCATACTTAGTTAAGTGGACATGACTCTGAACCAAGACTGGAAgaaaaacacagtaaaaaaaaagaaagaaagaaagaaagaaagaaagaaagaaagaaagaaagaaaggaggagttcccttcgtgttgcggtggaaacaaatctgactaggaaccatgaggttttgggtttgatccctggcctcgctcagggggttaaggatccggtgttgccatggtgtaggttgcagacgcagcttggatcctgcgttactgtgtgACAtagacagcagaaattgacagaacattgtaaatcaactacaatagaaaaaataaaaatatttaaaaaatagaaacatggaatatacatatatatgttttcctCCACCGGCCCCAAACAATATCTAAAATTCAGAAGGGAGGAGTAAGCATCAGGGTCCTCAAAGCTTATCAGTCCCTGCCTGCTCCttcaccccacccaccctccGCTTCCCCTCCCAGAGCCTCCAGCAAGTCATAGGCTCTGGATGTCTGCCCTATTCACATAACGGTCTTTTTCATAAACCATAGGAAGTAGCCTAAAGAGACAATTAAATCTAACAGCAGCCAGGAATAGTGGCTCCATACGCAGCATTAACTAAGACAAAACCAAAATCCATTGCCTTTGGGAGACACTCTTCAACGTTAattggtcagggagttccctgtggctcagcagtaacgaactcaactaggatccatgtggactagggttcgatccctggccttgctcagtgggttaagagtcgggcattgctgtgctgtaggtggcagatgctgctcagatcccgagttggtgtggctgcggccagcagctacagctccaatctgacccctagtctgggaacctccttatgctgtgggtgcggccctaaaaagaccaaaagaaaaaaaaaaaatctaattggtCAGCATAAGATGACTCTATAGGGCAAGATAACTCTTTCAACAGAGTCATTCTTCCTATATTTACTTGAAAAAGCAAACCCCATGTGCCACATACTTTAAGCAGGAGAGCTTGGGGGTGCGTAGAGAGGTGGGGGTGTTAATTTGTCTACCCTCCACTTAATGCAGGCTGACATGTTTTCttattatatattattcttttttggccacacctgcagcatatggaaattctagggccagggattgagtcttattgcacagctgctgcaacactggatccttaacctacagcgccacagtgggaactcctggctggcaTGTTCCTTGATGACGTGTGAGGTGGTCTGTGCACTTGGAtcggaaaaaaagaattttccagtaTGGccaagtgaagagaaagaagagtataTTGagttcgtggctcagcagaaacaaatctgactaatatccatggggaggcaggttcaatctctggccttgctcagtgagttaaggatccatctttgctgtgagctgtggtgtaggtggcagatgctgctcagatcccgagttgctgtggctctggcataggccggcggctacagcttctatttgacccctaacctgggaacttccatatgccacaggtgcagccctaaaaagacgaacaaaaaaaaaaaaaaaggaaaaaaagtttattgagataaggaATGCTGGTAGGGCAGCAGGATGACTTCCTGacaatcagggagagctgaccttGGTGCgtggttttgtctgtttttatagatGAGGTCTCAGGATAtgcctgctgacctgctgattggttgggaaaAAAGGAGTCTTtcaatacacttgctggttggttggggtgTATAAGGGGCGGGGCAAGGAGTGGGCCCCTTCCTAGCAGGGGGCAGGAAatgagtaggccaggttgctcaaggttgGGGGGAACATTACAATGAGGTGGGTGGGGTGATGATGAGggtctggtatttttttttttgctttttttaattttaattttttgttatagttaatttacaatgttctgtcagtttctgctatacagcaaagtgacccagttgtacctATGTATACATTCGTTTTCTCATATCTTCCaatatgttccatcacaagtgatgggatatagttccctgtgctgtatacagcaggacttcattgcttattcactccaaggGTCTGATAATTCTTATCTTTGAGTTCAGGCTTTGAGTTCagtctccttgaaggggccttgaagcccAACAGTGTGGGCTAGTCATCACATCTCACCCCCACTTTACCTGGAAACTGGGTTTGCTTCTTGGTGGGTATGGAGCCAAAAGATACAACCAAGCCAAAGATCAGAAGAAGGGAAGGGTTTGTTATTTGCAGCTGGTTAGGAGAACACCAGGGATCTTTTGCAAAGCAACGTCTCCCCAAACAGCGAAATtgggaaagttttaatttttaagctaagggtacatacatattcatgaaggggTGTGGACGGTGAAGAGTTCAGCATAGAATTGGGGCCAAGACTGATAGAGTCCAGGCTTCAGCGATTAAGTCATGAGGGTAACACTTTcgatatttttttcaatatcaaaaatattttggtattttttcaaTATCTTCATTCCAACCTCCACCTGGACGGGGGCTCTAGGTCCTGCAAAACTCAGAGACAGGTATCAGGTTGTTACGGGTATCCCTT includes these proteins:
- the C12H17orf64 gene encoding uncharacterized protein C17orf64 homolog; this encodes MEASNGQGGEGDKPVEKGTDAPCLERSSRTTPARHLLVCHAKGLGQDTFKICKEYLRPLKKFLRKLHLPRDLPQKKKLKYMKQSLVVLGDHINTFLQHYCRAWETKHWRKMLWRFVSLFSELEAKQLRRLYKYTKSNQTAKFLVAFCPLDTPESSLVAGQEDSLPKLCTAWGLHRHLSGMKERLFKMQALGPEASLLGELRAGGHFGTGLLRKHPQNPKLKRKRIKEAPESPETCP